The Natranaerovirga hydrolytica genome contains the following window.
AATCATTGCAATTATATTGCTACCATACTTTATAACCATTGCATTATCAAGTCATAATAGGGAAAAAGATCATTTAGATGAAGAATATCATCAAATAGCAGCGAGCAACTATACAATACATTACAAAGATGAAGAAGGAAAGGAGCAATCAATGGACCTTGAAGAATATATTATCGGGGTGGTTGCTGCAGAAATGCCAGCTTCTTTTGAGTTAGAAGCTTTAAAAGCTCAAGCAGTTGCAGCAAGAACTTACGCCATTAGAAATATAAAAGAGGAAAAAAATGAAATAGATGAGATTTACCAAGTTTACATTACAAAAGAAGAAATGGAAGAAAAATGGGGGGTGAATAATTTTTTGGGTTACTACAACAAAATAGAAGATGCGGTTATGCAGACCCAAGGAAAAGTTATCGTATATGAAAATGAACCCATAGTAGCTGTATTTCACTCAACGAGCGCAGGAAAAACCAGAGGTTCAGAAGATATATGGAATGTAGACTTACCTTATCTGACACCAGTAGATAGTAGCGACGATATAAAATCACCAACCTATTTAAACATAAAGGAATTTACACCCCATGAATTTGTCAATTTAATTGCAAATTCCACAGAAGACTTTCAACTGCATACAGAAAATGTTTTTGAAGCCATTCAAATTATTAGTAGAAATGAGGCAGGTTATATTTTGTCTATTCAAATAGGGAACAAAATATTAGAAGGAGAAGAAGTAAGGAACATACTTGGGTTAAATAGTAGTCATTTTACAATTGAAGCATACAATGACAATATTAGATTTATAACAAAAGGATATGGACATGGTGTTGGGTTAAGTCAATACGGTGCAAACTATATGGCCATAGAAGGCTATACTTATGAAGAAATCCTAACACATTATTATGAAAACGTTGAGATTGTAATGTTGGAAGAAATTGAATAAATATATCAACTCTGGAAATAATAAAAACAGAGGTGATAGCATGAATAAAGAAAAAATACAATCGTTTGTTAAAGGTAAACAATTTTATTATGTTCTTCTA
Protein-coding sequences here:
- the spoIID gene encoding stage II sporulation protein D → MLRKKLICGLLIIIAIILLPYFITIALSSHNREKDHLDEEYHQIAASNYTIHYKDEEGKEQSMDLEEYIIGVVAAEMPASFELEALKAQAVAARTYAIRNIKEEKNEIDEIYQVYITKEEMEEKWGVNNFLGYYNKIEDAVMQTQGKVIVYENEPIVAVFHSTSAGKTRGSEDIWNVDLPYLTPVDSSDDIKSPTYLNIKEFTPHEFVNLIANSTEDFQLHTENVFEAIQIISRNEAGYILSIQIGNKILEGEEVRNILGLNSSHFTIEAYNDNIRFITKGYGHGVGLSQYGANYMAIEGYTYEEILTHYYENVEIVMLEEIE